A window of Polaribacter litorisediminis contains these coding sequences:
- a CDS encoding SDR family NAD(P)-dependent oxidoreductase, translating into MNVKLQFNLENKVAIITGSSKGIGKAIAKGLAQNGAQVVISSRSQEACDEVVKEFKAEGLKAISIACHIGKEEQRKNLISKTIEAFGRIDILVNNAAINPVYSPIEEVDPAIFDKIMEVNVKAPWSLSNLVLPHFKTNKKGSIINIASVEALTPGFGLGIYSTSKAAILMLTKNQAKEWGQYGVKANAICPGLIKTKFSAALWQNEKMLHKLEKSIPSGRMGMPEEMVGLACLLASDAGNYMTGGVYTADGGYMIAG; encoded by the coding sequence ATGAATGTAAAACTACAATTTAATTTAGAAAATAAGGTTGCCATTATCACGGGTTCTAGCAAAGGAATCGGAAAGGCCATTGCAAAAGGATTGGCACAAAATGGCGCACAAGTTGTAATTTCTAGCAGAAGCCAAGAAGCCTGTGATGAAGTGGTTAAAGAGTTTAAAGCGGAAGGTTTGAAAGCAATCTCAATTGCCTGTCATATTGGGAAAGAAGAACAACGTAAAAATCTGATATCGAAAACAATTGAAGCTTTTGGGCGTATTGATATTTTGGTAAATAATGCTGCAATTAACCCGGTGTATAGTCCGATTGAAGAAGTAGATCCAGCAATTTTTGATAAAATTATGGAGGTTAATGTTAAAGCACCTTGGTCTTTGTCTAACTTGGTGTTACCACATTTTAAAACGAACAAAAAAGGAAGTATTATTAATATAGCATCCGTAGAAGCTTTAACGCCAGGCTTTGGCCTAGGAATTTATAGTACAAGTAAAGCTGCAATTTTAATGCTGACAAAAAATCAAGCAAAAGAATGGGGGCAATATGGTGTAAAGGCGAACGCAATTTGCCCAGGATTGATTAAAACAAAATTTAGCGCAGCGCTATGGCAAAACGAAAAAATGCTGCATAAGTTAGAAAAATCAATTCCGAGTGGTAGAATGGGAATGCCAGAAGAAATGGTAGGTTTGGCCTGTTTGTTGGCTTCGGATGCTGGCAATTATATGACAGGTGGCGTGTATACAGCCGATGGAGGTTATATGATTGCGGGTTAA
- a CDS encoding acyl-CoA dehydrogenase, with amino-acid sequence MPKKYVDIETLKYILYDIHKLENLLSRERFQEHDMESLDLFIDSVKEFSDRELYPYFKEMDETPAYHKDGTVIVHKQVQKVMHQSGEMGIIAALFDYEDGGLQIPSSVFHAALYIMDAANNHLPGYPSLTLGAAELIIEFGADALKETYVPNMLSGVWGGTMCLTEPQAGSSLSDITTKATPTEDGFYKITGQKIFISGGDHQFAENIVHLVLARIEGAPQGTKGISLFVVPKNRLKPDGSLTYNDVMTVADFQKMGQKGYCTTHLGFGDQDDCRGWLVGEEHKGLNQMFLMMNGARIAVGRGAAAIAMAAYRTSLQYANERPQGRKLSADGKKNPTEKQSLIIEHPDVRRMLLLQKSIVEGALSLVMLAAKYHDIVTTATSKEEKEKYHLLLEMIIPIVKTYPSEAGAESVDNGLQVLGGYGFCTDFSLQQYYRDIRIMALYEGTTGIQSQDLLGRKVTLQNGMGLELLSAEILKTIIAASNHEDLKSYATTLGNKLQLSQKILGKLMPFAKEGNYERYLADANLFMEYMSIVVLGWLWLEMAVDASDNLINTDRKYSAIFYESKIHTMKFYFKYEVPKTNALAESLMNNEVLTIKNDKEYIL; translated from the coding sequence ATGCCAAAAAAGTATGTCGACATAGAAACACTAAAATATATTCTTTATGATATTCATAAATTAGAAAATTTACTATCAAGAGAAAGATTTCAAGAACATGATATGGAGTCTTTAGACTTGTTTATAGATTCTGTCAAAGAATTTTCTGACAGAGAGTTATATCCCTATTTTAAAGAAATGGATGAAACTCCGGCTTATCATAAGGATGGAACTGTTATTGTTCATAAGCAAGTTCAAAAAGTGATGCATCAATCGGGAGAAATGGGCATTATTGCCGCCCTTTTTGATTATGAGGATGGAGGTTTACAGATTCCATCATCTGTTTTTCATGCGGCTTTATATATTATGGATGCTGCAAATAATCATTTACCAGGGTATCCTAGTTTAACTTTAGGCGCTGCAGAATTAATCATAGAATTTGGTGCAGATGCTTTAAAAGAGACCTATGTTCCGAATATGTTATCAGGAGTTTGGGGAGGTACCATGTGTTTAACAGAGCCACAGGCAGGAAGTTCACTTTCTGATATTACCACAAAAGCAACGCCAACCGAAGACGGATTTTATAAAATTACGGGTCAGAAAATATTTATTTCTGGCGGCGATCATCAATTTGCAGAAAATATTGTGCATTTGGTCTTGGCAAGAATTGAAGGGGCTCCTCAAGGAACCAAAGGAATATCTTTGTTTGTTGTTCCAAAAAACAGACTAAAACCTGATGGATCTTTAACATATAATGATGTTATGACGGTTGCCGATTTTCAGAAAATGGGGCAAAAAGGGTATTGCACCACGCATTTAGGTTTTGGAGATCAAGACGATTGCAGAGGTTGGCTTGTTGGTGAAGAACATAAGGGTTTAAATCAAATGTTTTTAATGATGAATGGTGCTAGAATTGCTGTGGGCAGAGGAGCTGCAGCGATTGCAATGGCTGCCTACAGAACATCCTTGCAATATGCCAATGAAAGACCTCAGGGAAGAAAATTATCTGCCGATGGAAAGAAAAACCCGACTGAAAAACAGAGTTTAATTATAGAACATCCAGATGTTAGAAGGATGTTATTGTTGCAAAAATCGATTGTAGAAGGGGCTTTAAGTTTGGTTATGTTGGCTGCAAAATATCATGATATTGTAACCACAGCAACCTCAAAAGAAGAGAAAGAAAAGTATCATTTATTGTTAGAAATGATTATTCCTATTGTAAAAACATATCCATCAGAAGCAGGAGCAGAATCAGTCGATAATGGTTTGCAAGTTTTAGGAGGTTATGGTTTTTGTACCGATTTTTCTTTACAACAATATTATAGAGATATTCGAATTATGGCCTTATATGAAGGTACAACAGGAATTCAATCACAAGATTTGTTGGGTAGAAAAGTTACGCTACAAAATGGTATGGGTTTAGAATTGCTATCCGCAGAAATTTTGAAAACAATTATTGCTGCTTCAAATCATGAAGATTTAAAATCATACGCAACTACTTTAGGTAATAAATTACAGCTTTCTCAAAAAATATTGGGTAAATTAATGCCTTTTGCTAAAGAGGGAAATTACGAGCGCTATTTGGCAGACGCTAATTTGTTTATGGAGTATATGAGTATTGTGGTTTTAGGTTGGTTATGGTTAGAAATGGCTGTCGATGCTTCAGATAACTTAATTAATACGGATAGAAAATATTCAGCAATTTTTTATGAAAGTAAAATTCATACCATGAAATTCTACTTTAAATATGAAGTTCCGAAAACAAATGCACTAGCAGAATCTTTAATGAATAATGAAGTTTTAACCATTAAAAATGATAAAGAATATATTTTATAA
- a CDS encoding MerR family transcriptional regulator — MHIDLPEKRYYKIGEVAEAFKVNTSLVRFWEKEFSIIKPKKNAKGNRLFTQEDIKNFKLIFNLVKERGFTLEGAKQKLKKNPEGVYNTHEIISRLEAVRAELQKIKNQL, encoded by the coding sequence ATGCACATAGATCTACCCGAAAAGCGATATTATAAAATAGGAGAAGTTGCCGAAGCCTTTAAGGTAAATACTTCTTTGGTGCGTTTTTGGGAGAAAGAATTTTCGATTATTAAGCCAAAAAAAAATGCGAAAGGGAATCGACTTTTTACGCAAGAGGATATAAAAAACTTCAAATTAATTTTCAATTTAGTCAAAGAGCGCGGTTTTACTTTAGAAGGCGCAAAACAGAAACTCAAAAAAAATCCTGAAGGGGTGTATAATACTCACGAAATTATTAGTAGACTAGAAGCAGTGAGGGCAGAACTACAAAAAATTAAGAATCAACTTTAA
- a CDS encoding M23 family metallopeptidase, whose protein sequence is MAKVKYYYDEDTLSYRKITVKKSDHYRRVLFIFLGVILIAFFGFIGFSQIITSPSERAQKRELENLQFHYKLIDKRLEESSKILTQLQERDNNIYRSYFEANPIPEEQRKAGFGGVNRYKNLEGFDNSNLITKLTKEVDILSKQMVVQSKSLDEIVALAKEKEAMLASIPAILPIKKGDFYVASGYKMRMHPILKINKFHKGMDFTAPKGTPVYASGNGEIYRAQRSSTFGNVIYIDHGYGYKTIYAHLSKMVVKRGQDIKRGDLIGYVGNTGLSVAPHLHYEVHKNNIALNPINFYYGDLSLGEFANLQQASEESQSYD, encoded by the coding sequence ATGGCAAAAGTAAAATATTATTATGATGAGGATACGCTTTCTTACAGAAAAATTACTGTAAAAAAGAGTGATCATTACAGAAGAGTACTTTTTATTTTTTTAGGTGTTATATTAATTGCCTTTTTTGGATTCATTGGTTTTAGTCAAATTATTACATCACCGTCTGAACGTGCTCAAAAAAGAGAACTAGAAAACCTTCAATTTCATTATAAGTTGATTGATAAAAGATTAGAGGAAAGCTCTAAAATTTTAACACAGCTACAAGAAAGAGATAATAATATTTATAGAAGTTATTTCGAGGCAAATCCTATACCAGAAGAGCAACGTAAGGCGGGTTTTGGAGGCGTAAATAGGTATAAAAATTTAGAAGGATTTGACAACTCTAATTTGATCACAAAATTAACCAAAGAAGTAGATATTTTATCAAAACAAATGGTTGTGCAATCTAAATCTTTAGATGAAATAGTTGCTTTAGCAAAAGAAAAAGAAGCTATGTTGGCTTCTATCCCTGCAATTTTACCTATTAAAAAAGGAGATTTTTATGTAGCTTCTGGTTACAAAATGAGAATGCATCCTATTTTAAAAATTAATAAGTTTCATAAAGGAATGGATTTTACGGCACCCAAAGGAACCCCAGTTTATGCATCTGGAAATGGAGAAATATACAGAGCCCAAAGAAGCAGTACTTTTGGAAATGTAATTTATATAGACCATGGCTATGGTTATAAAACTATTTATGCGCATTTAAGTAAAATGGTTGTAAAACGAGGACAAGATATTAAGCGTGGAGATTTAATTGGTTATGTTGGTAATACAGGTTTATCGGTTGCCCCTCATTTACACTATGAAGTTCATAAAAATAATATTGCGTTAAATCCTATTAATTTTTATTATGGAGATTTGTCTTTAGGGGAATTTGCAAACCTGCAACAGGCATCTGAAGAAAGCCAATCTTACGATTAA
- the alaS gene encoding alanine--tRNA ligase, which yields MKSQDIRATFLDFFQKKSHLVVPSAPMVTKDDPTLMFVNSGMAPFKEYFLGNGIPKSNRITDSQKCLRVSGKHNDLEEVGYDTYHHTLFEMLGNWSFGDYFKKEAIGWAWELLTEVYKIDKDILYVTVFEGSNDADNLKMDTEAFDLWKEFIAEDRILKGNKKDNFWEMGEQGPCGPCSEIHVDIRSAEEKAKVDGRTLINEDHPQVVEIWNLVFMQYNRKANGSLEELPHKHIDTGMGFERLCMVLQGVQSNYDTDVFTPIIREIETITNTKYGSNKEQDIATRVIADHVRAVAFSIADGQLPSNTGAGYVIRRILRRAVRYGFTFLNKKEPFIYRLVNVLSSKMGTAFPELKGQKQLIENVIKEEETSFLRTLEQGLVLLDGIIASSKTKKIAGHKVFELYDTFGFPIDLTALILSEKNYTLDEKGFEEELQKQKNRSRAASEMSTEDWTILVEDAVEEFVGYDLLEANVKLTRYRKVTSKKDGEMYQLVFNLTPFYPEGGGQIGDKGYLEDTHGDIIYILDTKKENNVIIHFTKNLPNYLDTSFKAIVDAKHRSKTESNHTATHLLHQALREVLGTHVTQKGSAVNSKYVRFDFSHFSKMSSDEIQDVENFVNARISGKLPLVEKRNIPMQQAIDDGAMALFGEKYGDTVRAIQFGKSVELCGGTHVKNTSDIWHFKIKSESAVAAGIRRIEAITKDAVKDFYTENNSVLVAVKELLNNAKNPLKAVQKLQDENIALQKQVEQLLKEKAQNLSGEIKNQLQEINGVQFLATKIDLDANGIKNLAFAIGKEYQNLFLLFATAPSKDKAMLTCYISKELANERGYNAGTVVRELGKLIHGGGGGQNFFATAGGKNPGGIPKALEKAKDYLV from the coding sequence ATGAAATCTCAAGATATCCGTGCTACTTTTTTAGACTTTTTTCAAAAAAAATCACATTTAGTTGTTCCTTCTGCACCCATGGTAACCAAAGATGATCCAACATTAATGTTTGTAAATTCTGGGATGGCTCCTTTTAAAGAATATTTTTTAGGTAACGGAATACCAAAAAGTAACAGAATTACAGATTCTCAAAAATGTTTGCGTGTTTCTGGCAAACACAACGATTTAGAAGAAGTGGGCTACGATACTTATCATCATACTTTGTTTGAAATGTTAGGAAATTGGTCTTTTGGTGATTACTTTAAGAAAGAAGCAATTGGTTGGGCCTGGGAATTACTGACCGAAGTTTACAAGATTGATAAAGATATTTTATATGTAACCGTTTTTGAAGGTAGCAATGATGCTGATAATTTAAAAATGGACACAGAAGCATTCGATTTATGGAAAGAATTTATTGCTGAAGATAGAATTCTAAAAGGCAATAAAAAAGATAATTTCTGGGAAATGGGCGAACAAGGGCCTTGCGGACCTTGCTCTGAAATTCATGTAGATATTCGTTCTGCAGAAGAAAAAGCCAAAGTAGATGGCCGAACATTAATCAACGAAGATCATCCTCAAGTAGTAGAAATCTGGAATTTGGTTTTTATGCAATACAATCGCAAAGCAAACGGTTCTTTAGAAGAATTACCGCACAAACATATCGATACCGGAATGGGTTTTGAACGTTTGTGTATGGTTTTACAAGGCGTGCAATCTAATTACGATACCGATGTTTTTACACCCATTATTAGAGAAATAGAAACCATTACAAATACCAAGTATGGCTCTAATAAGGAACAAGATATTGCCACACGTGTAATTGCCGATCATGTTAGAGCTGTTGCTTTTTCTATTGCCGATGGCCAGTTACCTAGCAACACCGGAGCTGGTTATGTAATTCGTAGAATTTTACGACGAGCCGTTCGTTATGGATTTACATTTTTAAATAAAAAAGAACCATTTATTTATAGATTGGTGAATGTTTTAAGCAGCAAAATGGGAACTGCTTTCCCTGAATTAAAGGGTCAAAAACAACTAATTGAAAATGTAATTAAGGAAGAGGAAACTTCTTTTTTAAGAACTTTAGAACAAGGTTTGGTTTTGTTAGATGGTATTATAGCAAGTTCAAAAACCAAAAAAATTGCAGGTCATAAAGTATTTGAATTGTATGATACTTTCGGATTTCCGATAGATTTAACGGCTTTAATTTTATCTGAAAAAAATTATACTTTAGATGAAAAAGGTTTTGAAGAAGAATTACAAAAGCAAAAAAATAGGTCGCGTGCTGCCAGTGAAATGAGTACAGAAGATTGGACAATTTTAGTGGAGGATGCAGTTGAAGAATTTGTAGGATATGATTTACTAGAAGCGAATGTAAAACTAACCAGATACAGAAAAGTAACTTCTAAAAAAGATGGAGAAATGTATCAATTGGTCTTTAATTTAACTCCTTTTTACCCTGAAGGTGGAGGTCAAATTGGCGACAAAGGATATTTAGAAGATACGCATGGAGATATTATTTACATCCTAGACACCAAAAAAGAAAACAACGTAATCATCCATTTCACTAAAAACCTTCCTAATTATTTAGATACTAGTTTTAAAGCTATTGTTGATGCAAAACATCGCTCTAAAACAGAAAGCAACCATACAGCGACGCATTTATTACATCAAGCTTTAAGAGAAGTTTTAGGAACTCATGTAACCCAAAAAGGTTCTGCCGTAAACTCAAAATATGTACGTTTTGATTTTTCTCATTTTTCTAAAATGTCTTCGGATGAAATTCAAGATGTAGAAAATTTTGTAAATGCTCGTATTTCTGGAAAACTACCTTTAGTTGAAAAGAGAAATATACCCATGCAACAAGCAATTGATGATGGTGCAATGGCTTTGTTTGGAGAAAAATATGGAGACACCGTAAGAGCCATTCAATTTGGAAAATCGGTAGAATTGTGCGGTGGAACACATGTAAAAAATACTAGTGATATTTGGCATTTTAAAATAAAATCTGAAAGTGCAGTTGCGGCCGGCATTAGAAGAATTGAAGCGATTACCAAAGACGCTGTTAAAGATTTCTACACCGAAAATAACAGTGTTTTAGTAGCAGTAAAAGAACTTTTAAACAACGCAAAAAATCCATTAAAAGCAGTTCAAAAATTACAGGACGAAAATATAGCTTTGCAAAAACAAGTGGAACAATTATTAAAAGAAAAAGCTCAAAATTTATCCGGAGAAATTAAAAATCAATTACAAGAAATTAATGGGGTTCAATTTTTAGCAACAAAAATAGATTTAGATGCAAACGGAATAAAAAATTTAGCATTTGCCATCGGTAAAGAATATCAAAATTTATTTTTATTATTTGCAACCGCTCCATCAAAAGACAAAGCAATGCTAACATGTTACATTTCTAAAGAGTTGGCAAATGAGCGCGGTTATAATGCCGGAACTGTCGTAAGAGAATTAGGAAAACTAATACATGGTGGCGGAGGTGGTCAAAATTTCTTTGCTACTGCTGGCGGTAAAAATCCTGGCGGAATCCCTAAAGCTTTAGAAAAAGCAAAAGATTATTTGGTGTAA
- a CDS encoding protein kinase: MKNTLQELRSGSLMGSKRLKLACGLKQFPEEILSLAKTLEILDLSNNHLSELPESISQLQRLKIIFFENNNFEEFPKVLQKCPELTMIGFKSNQIHTVPENAFPSKLRWLILTNNRIQKIPKSIGTCFWLQKCALAGNQIEALPSEMANCVNLELLRISANKLQSIPEWLFQLPKLSWVAFAGNPASYQVPKNNDFESFHWNNFILKEQLGEGASGMISRAHWTLKKEDVAVKVFKGAVTSDGLPEDEMEVSISAGSHQNLIEVLGKIKSHPEQKSGLIMKLISPSFVNLGNPPNLETCTRDVFDEKTVFTAKESLKVAKSIASAAAQLHSRGINHGDLYAHNILVNAQGECLLGDFGAAMFYDINSTLAHLIQRVEIRAFGCLLEDLWNLIDKNKLEENLLTKWQQLIIDCTIPEVSLRPSFSEVLGKLNHF; the protein is encoded by the coding sequence ATGAAAAATACTTTACAAGAATTAAGATCAGGAAGCCTAATGGGTTCAAAAAGATTAAAACTGGCTTGTGGCCTAAAGCAATTTCCAGAAGAAATCTTATCGCTTGCAAAAACTTTAGAGATTTTAGATTTATCGAACAACCATTTATCTGAGTTACCTGAAAGTATCTCTCAACTGCAGCGTTTAAAAATTATATTTTTCGAAAACAATAATTTCGAAGAATTTCCAAAAGTGCTCCAAAAATGCCCTGAGTTAACGATGATTGGTTTTAAATCCAATCAAATTCATACCGTGCCAGAAAATGCCTTTCCATCAAAATTAAGATGGTTAATTTTAACCAATAATCGCATTCAAAAAATACCAAAAAGTATTGGGACTTGTTTTTGGTTGCAAAAATGCGCTTTAGCAGGCAACCAAATTGAAGCATTACCTTCTGAAATGGCAAACTGCGTAAATTTAGAACTTTTAAGAATTTCGGCAAACAAACTCCAATCAATTCCGGAGTGGTTATTCCAACTACCAAAATTATCTTGGGTGGCTTTTGCTGGAAATCCTGCTTCGTATCAAGTTCCAAAAAATAATGATTTCGAATCTTTTCATTGGAATAATTTCATTTTGAAAGAGCAACTTGGAGAAGGTGCCTCTGGCATGATTTCAAGAGCACATTGGACATTAAAAAAGGAAGATGTAGCCGTTAAGGTTTTTAAAGGAGCTGTAACCAGTGATGGATTGCCTGAGGATGAGATGGAAGTTTCCATATCAGCAGGATCGCATCAAAATTTAATCGAAGTTTTAGGAAAGATAAAAAGCCATCCTGAACAAAAAAGTGGTCTTATAATGAAACTCATATCTCCTTCATTTGTCAATTTAGGAAACCCGCCTAATTTAGAAACTTGTACAAGAGATGTTTTTGATGAAAAAACTGTTTTTACAGCTAAAGAATCACTCAAAGTTGCGAAAAGTATTGCGTCTGCTGCTGCACAATTGCATAGCCGGGGAATTAATCATGGGGATTTGTATGCGCATAATATATTGGTCAACGCCCAAGGAGAATGTCTTTTGGGAGATTTTGGTGCTGCTATGTTTTATGATATAAATTCAACTTTAGCGCATCTTATTCAACGAGTTGAGATTAGGGCATTTGGATGTTTATTAGAAGATCTTTGGAATTTAATAGATAAAAACAAACTTGAGGAAAATTTATTGACCAAATGGCAACAATTAATTATAGATTGTACAATTCCTGAAGTTAGTTTACGCCCTAGTTTTTCGGAAGTTTTAGGCAAATTGAATCACTTTTAA
- a CDS encoding GSCFA domain-containing protein gives MKLQTQIPIGKESRNPIGYHSKLLLLGSCFSENIGHQFNYFKFQASQNPFGILFHPRAIETFITHAINEKVYSEKDIIFQNERWHCFDAHSSASSADKNELLINLNTAIVSTNKKLKEASHIIITLGTSWVYRFIETDIIVANCHKIPQKKFLKELLSVDEISECLSSIIAILKSVNTNINVIFTVSPVRHLKDGFIENTQSKAHLIAAIHTVIDLRKNTYYFPSFEIMMDELRDYRFYTEDMLHPNKTAINYIWEKFVDTWFSSETASIMKEVDTIQKGILHRPFNEKSSEHQQFLANLENKKKSLHQQYSFINFEK, from the coding sequence ATGAAACTTCAAACTCAAATACCTATTGGTAAAGAATCTAGAAACCCTATTGGTTACCATTCAAAATTACTGCTACTGGGTTCTTGTTTTTCAGAGAATATAGGTCATCAATTCAATTATTTTAAATTTCAAGCTAGCCAAAATCCCTTTGGAATCCTTTTTCATCCAAGAGCTATAGAAACTTTTATTACTCATGCTATCAATGAAAAAGTATATTCAGAAAAAGACATCATTTTCCAAAATGAACGATGGCATTGTTTTGATGCCCATTCTAGTGCTAGTTCTGCTGATAAAAATGAGCTTTTAATCAATTTAAACACCGCAATAGTATCTACCAATAAAAAGCTAAAAGAAGCTTCTCATATAATAATTACATTAGGCACTTCTTGGGTTTACAGGTTTATCGAAACCGATATCATTGTGGCGAATTGTCATAAAATTCCGCAGAAAAAATTCTTAAAAGAGTTGCTTTCTGTGGATGAAATTTCGGAATGTTTATCTTCGATAATTGCGATTTTAAAATCTGTCAATACAAATATAAATGTGATCTTTACGGTTTCTCCTGTAAGACATTTAAAAGATGGTTTTATAGAGAACACCCAAAGTAAGGCGCATTTAATTGCTGCCATTCATACTGTTATCGATCTTAGAAAAAACACTTATTATTTTCCTTCTTTTGAAATTATGATGGATGAATTAAGAGATTATCGTTTTTATACAGAAGACATGCTGCATCCCAATAAAACTGCCATCAATTATATTTGGGAAAAATTCGTGGATACTTGGTTTTCTTCTGAAACAGCATCGATTATGAAAGAAGTTGATACAATTCAAAAAGGAATTCTGCATAGACCTTTTAATGAAAAATCTAGCGAGCATCAACAGTTTTTAGCCAATTTAGAAAACAAAAAAAAGAGCTTGCATCAGCAATACTCTTTTATAAACTTTGAAAAATAG
- a CDS encoding rhodanese-like domain-containing protein, protein MGLFDMFKRKDMSVEIKEYLEKGAIVLDVRTLMEWNSGHIKGAKNIVLNLIPLEIDKIKSWNKPIIAVCKSGGRSGQATQFLKQNGIDAINGGPWQNVDQYIDK, encoded by the coding sequence ATGGGGTTATTTGACATGTTTAAAAGAAAAGATATGAGTGTTGAAATTAAAGAGTATTTAGAAAAAGGTGCCATTGTTTTAGATGTTAGAACCCTAATGGAGTGGAATAGTGGTCATATAAAAGGGGCTAAAAACATCGTTCTAAATTTAATTCCTCTAGAAATTGACAAGATAAAGTCTTGGAATAAACCAATCATTGCGGTTTGTAAAAGTGGAGGTAGAAGCGGACAAGCTACGCAGTTTTTAAAGCAAAATGGTATCGATGCAATCAATGGTGGTCCTTGGCAAAATGTAGATCAATATATTGACAAATAA
- a CDS encoding aromatic amino acid hydroxylase produces the protein METHFEINSVTAKLPKHLHKFIVKQPYQEYTAQNQAVWRYVMRMNVDYLSKVAHKSYIPGLKKTGISLENIPHMEGMNRILKEIGWAAVSVDGFIPPNAFMEFQAYNVLVIASDMRTINHIEYTPAPDIIHEAAGHAPIIANPEYAEYLRRFGEIGSKAISSAKDYEVYEAIRRLSILKENPNATQKEIDDAQEKVEWLQENMGELSEMAQIRNLHWWTVEYGLIGSLEHPKIYGAGLLSSIGESAWCMQPQVKKVPYSIHAATINFDITKPQPQLFVTPDFAYLSLVLDEFANTMALRTGGLKGVQKLINSENLGTIELTTGIQISGVFTNVIQYKNNKVAYFQTVGKTALANRDKELIGHGVTRHPAGFGSPVGKLKGINLPIEDMSPRDLKAYGIYEGEFMTLEFESGVIVKGKAITGTRDLRGKILIITLDDCTVTYQNEILFQPEWGLYDMAIGKEVISAYSGAADVASFEDYSKVSEIKTHKITYSESEKELYFLYSKVREMRVENSVTEEKIIAILNHLKLKFPNDWLLLLELYELALNHNFSIKNDLLNILIDLKSNKSYTALIENGLNLHQN, from the coding sequence ATGGAAACTCATTTTGAAATCAATAGTGTTACTGCCAAGTTGCCTAAGCATCTGCATAAATTTATTGTAAAACAGCCTTATCAAGAATATACTGCTCAAAATCAAGCAGTTTGGCGTTATGTTATGAGAATGAATGTGGATTATTTAAGCAAAGTTGCACATAAATCGTACATTCCTGGACTGAAAAAAACAGGGATTTCTCTAGAAAATATTCCTCATATGGAGGGTATGAATAGAATTTTAAAAGAAATTGGTTGGGCAGCAGTTTCGGTCGATGGTTTTATTCCGCCGAATGCTTTTATGGAATTTCAAGCGTATAATGTTTTGGTCATTGCTTCTGATATGAGAACTATAAATCATATAGAATATACTCCTGCGCCAGATATTATTCATGAAGCTGCAGGGCATGCACCCATAATTGCAAATCCTGAATACGCCGAATATTTAAGACGTTTTGGTGAAATTGGGAGTAAGGCAATTTCCTCTGCCAAAGATTATGAGGTGTATGAAGCAATTCGACGGTTATCGATCTTAAAAGAGAATCCGAATGCTACTCAAAAAGAAATTGATGATGCCCAAGAAAAAGTAGAATGGTTGCAAGAAAATATGGGCGAATTGTCTGAAATGGCGCAAATAAGAAACTTGCATTGGTGGACTGTAGAGTACGGATTAATTGGAAGTTTAGAACATCCTAAAATATACGGAGCTGGTTTGCTTTCTTCGATAGGAGAAAGTGCATGGTGTATGCAGCCTCAAGTAAAAAAAGTTCCGTATTCGATCCATGCAGCAACCATCAATTTTGATATTACAAAACCGCAGCCTCAATTGTTTGTAACACCCGATTTTGCTTATTTGAGTTTGGTATTAGACGAATTTGCAAATACAATGGCTTTAAGAACTGGTGGCTTAAAAGGTGTTCAGAAACTCATAAATTCTGAAAACTTAGGAACTATTGAATTAACTACAGGTATTCAAATATCGGGGGTCTTCACAAACGTTATTCAATATAAAAATAACAAGGTTGCGTATTTTCAAACAGTCGGAAAAACTGCTTTGGCAAATAGGGATAAGGAATTAATTGGTCACGGTGTTACAAGGCATCCAGCTGGTTTTGGGAGTCCGGTGGGTAAATTAAAAGGAATTAATTTGCCTATTGAAGATATGAGTCCTAGAGATTTAAAAGCATACGGAATTTACGAAGGCGAATTCATGACCTTGGAGTTTGAAAGTGGTGTTATTGTAAAAGGAAAAGCAATTACGGGAACAAGAGATTTAAGAGGTAAAATACTCATTATTACTTTAGATGATTGCACGGTTACTTACCAAAATGAAATACTATTTCAGCCCGAATGGGGTTTATATGATATGGCAATTGGTAAAGAAGTAATTTCAGCATACTCTGGCGCCGCAGATGTTGCTTCTTTTGAGGATTATAGCAAAGTTTCTGAAATAAAAACTCATAAAATTACCTATTCTGAATCAGAGAAAGAACTCTATTTTTTGTACAGTAAAGTAAGAGAAATGAGAGTAGAAAATTCTGTAACGGAAGAAAAAATTATAGCAATATTGAATCATTTAAAACTAAAATTTCCGAACGATTGGTTGTTGCTTTTAGAATTGTATGAATTAGCTTTAAATCACAATTTTTCGATTAAAAATGATCTTTTAAACATCTTAATAGATTTAAAAAGTAATAAAAGTTACACAGCACTTATAGAAAATGGCTTAAATTTGCATCAAAATTAA